Proteins from one Sphingopyxis terrae subsp. terrae NBRC 15098 genomic window:
- a CDS encoding rod-binding protein, whose amino-acid sequence MTTPLSSIGAPAASAAPGSGDGGLRKAAESFEAVILRQLLSSMRQAKLGDDIFGSSATDNFREMADAKTADSIASMRQFGIADMVEAQFRARVGGAQ is encoded by the coding sequence ATGACGACACCTCTTTCTTCGATCGGCGCCCCCGCCGCCAGCGCCGCCCCCGGCAGCGGCGACGGCGGACTGCGCAAGGCGGCCGAATCCTTCGAGGCAGTCATCCTGCGTCAACTCCTCTCGTCGATGCGGCAGGCCAAGCTGGGCGACGACATCTTCGGATCGAGTGCGACTGACAATTTCCGCGAAATGGCCGACGCCAAGACCGCGGACAGCATTGCCTCAATGCGCCAGTTCGGCATCGCCGACATGGTCGAGGCGCAGTTCCGCGCCCGGGTCGGAGGCGCGCAGTGA
- the flgK gene encoding flagellar hook-associated protein FlgK, with product MSDLLNIGASGLRAYSRALSTIGDNIANAQTPGYARRTLELVENQAASNMPLYRSSIKPGGVAIQGVTRSVDQWLIQDSRISSGDAERSATKLDWMNKVEAAMSDDSNGIATGLGKLFNTADLLTADPSNPTLRAQFLQSVDDVASGFRTAAGQLSSMADGISSAAAGEVDSFNTNLNALEQINIGLRKARPGSTNEASLLDERDRLLDELSTQAGVTASFDSHGAVTLTATATGDTLVGGGVVTPISVSAAADGRLSYSIGGSPFTTATGSLAGLAEAANHVADQRAGLDTMSAQFANQVNAAHQAGVDANGNPGQPLFAGVGSAATLAAAPLTTAQVAAADATSSNGNMLAIGGMRGSNDPESAWAAHMATQAQATASARAQDAAATTRRDAASAARSAVSEIDLDREAADLLRFQQAYSAAARTIQVARDTMQALLNAV from the coding sequence GTGAGCGACCTTCTCAATATCGGCGCCAGCGGCCTGCGCGCCTATTCGCGCGCGCTGTCGACGATCGGCGACAATATCGCCAACGCGCAGACGCCCGGCTATGCGCGGCGTACACTTGAACTGGTCGAGAATCAGGCGGCGAGCAACATGCCGCTCTATCGCAGTTCGATCAAGCCGGGCGGCGTGGCGATCCAGGGCGTGACGCGCTCGGTCGACCAGTGGCTCATTCAGGATTCGCGCATTTCGTCGGGCGACGCCGAGCGCTCGGCGACCAAACTCGACTGGATGAACAAGGTCGAGGCCGCAATGAGCGACGATTCGAACGGGATCGCGACCGGGCTGGGCAAGCTGTTCAACACTGCCGATCTGCTCACCGCCGATCCGTCGAACCCGACGCTGCGGGCGCAGTTTCTGCAATCGGTCGACGATGTCGCGTCGGGCTTCCGCACCGCGGCGGGCCAGCTTTCGAGCATGGCCGACGGGATTTCGAGCGCCGCGGCGGGCGAAGTCGATAGCTTCAACACCAATTTGAACGCCCTCGAACAGATCAACATCGGGCTGCGCAAGGCGCGCCCGGGATCGACCAACGAGGCATCGCTGCTCGACGAGCGCGACCGGTTGCTCGACGAGCTTTCGACGCAGGCCGGCGTCACCGCGAGTTTCGACAGCCATGGCGCGGTGACGCTGACCGCAACGGCGACCGGCGATACGCTGGTCGGCGGCGGCGTCGTGACGCCGATTTCGGTCAGCGCTGCGGCCGACGGCCGGCTGTCCTACAGTATCGGCGGATCGCCGTTCACGACCGCGACGGGCTCGCTCGCCGGACTGGCTGAGGCGGCGAACCATGTCGCTGACCAGCGCGCAGGGCTCGACACCATGTCGGCGCAGTTCGCGAACCAGGTCAATGCCGCGCACCAGGCGGGCGTCGATGCCAATGGCAATCCGGGCCAGCCGCTGTTCGCTGGCGTCGGCAGCGCTGCGACACTGGCCGCGGCGCCGTTGACGACCGCACAGGTCGCGGCGGCCGATGCGACGAGCAGCAACGGCAATATGCTTGCGATCGGCGGGATGCGCGGGTCGAACGATCCCGAAAGCGCCTGGGCGGCGCATATGGCGACGCAGGCGCAGGCGACCGCATCGGCGCGCGCGCAGGACGCCGCTGCGACGACCCGCCGCGACGCCGCCTCGGCGGCACGCAGCGCGGTCAGCGAAATCGATCTCGACCGCGAGGCGGCCGATCTGCTGCGTTTCCAGCAAGCCTATTCGGCGGCGGCGCGCACGATCCAGGTCGCGCGCGACACGATGCAGGCGCTGCTGAACGCGGTGTAG
- a CDS encoding flagellin N-terminal helical domain-containing protein, whose protein sequence is MINATGNRMTREIARQSKLAEQIEKLQIQVSTGKRLQRMSDDVVASKRIATIGKTQAAMDTWATNINTGKALAAQADGVLQSTSDLLTRARELTLNAASGTASPADRATIAAELSAIADQIDGLAATRDANGEPLFATGNARAMRFDSDTVFVPVPSAADALAVSGTSLSTFVRDAAAAVAAGDKTAMGGAMTALDTAINHTADQNAAIGLGAGRLERIGDSLAARGVTLADERSSVEDTDLSVAIAQLNAADLTLGAAQAAFAKINRQSLFDLLS, encoded by the coding sequence ATGATTAACGCCACCGGCAACCGCATGACGCGCGAGATCGCGCGCCAGTCAAAGCTCGCCGAACAGATCGAAAAGCTGCAGATCCAGGTTTCGACCGGCAAGCGGCTCCAGCGCATGTCCGACGATGTCGTGGCGTCGAAACGGATCGCGACGATCGGCAAGACCCAGGCGGCGATGGACACCTGGGCGACCAACATCAACACCGGCAAGGCGCTCGCTGCGCAGGCCGACGGTGTTCTGCAATCGACGAGCGATCTGCTCACCCGCGCTCGGGAACTCACGCTCAATGCGGCGAGCGGCACCGCGAGTCCGGCGGATCGCGCGACGATCGCCGCGGAATTGAGCGCGATTGCCGACCAGATCGACGGGCTGGCCGCGACGCGCGATGCGAACGGCGAACCGCTTTTCGCAACCGGCAATGCGCGCGCAATGCGGTTCGATTCGGACACGGTATTCGTCCCGGTGCCATCTGCGGCCGATGCCCTGGCCGTCAGCGGGACGAGCCTGTCGACTTTCGTCCGCGATGCCGCGGCCGCGGTGGCGGCAGGCGACAAGACGGCGATGGGTGGGGCGATGACCGCTCTCGACACCGCAATCAACCACACCGCAGACCAGAACGCGGCCATAGGCCTCGGCGCCGGCCGCCTCGAGCGGATCGGCGACAGTCTTGCGGCGCGCGGCGTGACGCTGGCCGATGAACGCTCGTCGGTCGAGGATACCGATCTTTCGGTTGCGATCGCGCAGCTCAACGCTGCCGATTTGACGCTCGGCGCCGCGCAGGCGGCCTTTGCCAAGATCAACCGGCAGAGTTTGTTCGATCTTTTGAGCTGA
- the motA gene encoding flagellar motor stator protein MotA, with product MFPVIGIVVLILLVFGGFALTGGNLGPVMHALPHEMLIIGGAAVGSLIIGNSGADLKALAGGLGKVFKGPQYKKQDYLDVILLVSSLMKMMRTEGPVAVEPHIEDPKSSPIFQQYPRLLKDSTLVHLICDTLRLVVVSSGTLDPHAVEDVMDNAVKNHHHHAMKPADGLQNLADALPALGIVAAVLGVVKTMGSIDKPPEILGGMIGSALVGTFLGVLLAYGLVGPFATRAKSVIESDGAIYHTVKQLIIASLHGHPQPLVIEAARSGVEHSNQPSFAEVFDGMRGR from the coding sequence ATGTTTCCCGTAATCGGCATCGTCGTACTGATCCTGCTGGTGTTCGGGGGTTTTGCGCTGACGGGCGGCAATCTTGGTCCCGTCATGCACGCGCTGCCGCACGAAATGCTCATCATCGGCGGCGCCGCAGTCGGATCGCTGATCATCGGCAATTCGGGCGCCGACCTGAAGGCGCTCGCCGGCGGGCTCGGCAAGGTGTTCAAGGGGCCGCAGTACAAGAAGCAGGATTATCTCGACGTCATCCTGCTCGTGTCCTCGCTGATGAAGATGATGCGCACCGAAGGCCCGGTCGCGGTCGAACCGCATATCGAAGACCCCAAAAGCTCCCCCATCTTCCAGCAATATCCCAGGCTGCTCAAGGACAGCACGCTCGTCCACCTGATCTGCGATACGTTGCGCCTGGTCGTCGTGTCGTCGGGAACGCTCGATCCGCACGCGGTCGAGGACGTGATGGACAATGCGGTGAAGAACCACCACCACCACGCGATGAAGCCGGCCGACGGCTTGCAGAATCTCGCCGACGCGCTCCCCGCGCTCGGCATCGTCGCGGCGGTGCTTGGCGTGGTGAAGACGATGGGCTCGATCGACAAGCCGCCGGAAATTCTGGGCGGAATGATCGGTTCGGCGCTCGTCGGCACCTTCCTCGGCGTGTTGCTCGCCTACGGGCTCGTCGGCCCGTTCGCGACGCGCGCGAAAAGCGTGATCGAAAGCGACGGCGCCATCTATCACACGGTGAAGCAGCTCATCATCGCATCGCTCCACGGCCACCCGCAGCCGCTCGTCATCGAAGCAGCGCGTTCGGGTGTCGAACATTCGAACCAGCCGAGCTTCGCCGAGGTCTTTGACGGAATGCGGGGCCGCTGA
- a CDS encoding flagellar motor protein MotB — translation MAARPNTPPRPIIVKKVIEGGHGGHHGGAWKVAYADFVTAMMAFFLLMWLLGATTEKQRKALADYFAPTIVQTKQESAGSNGMFGGDSIVSADNYPHRAGQTGTRSITIPRDVVGGPKEASGREQETKKFQQVAKSLAERVQRKGDLRRLARNLRFTQTIDGMRIDVVDDADFSMFTMGTSQLTPEGVRLFQEVAEAIGGVPNQLMIRGHTDAAPWSAGAGTNNWRLSVDRAEVVRNYLQFRGIDSNRFSRIEGVADREPYVPSNRFDPRNRRISITLGWGSAAKY, via the coding sequence ATGGCCGCGCGTCCCAACACGCCGCCGCGGCCGATCATCGTCAAAAAGGTGATCGAGGGGGGCCATGGCGGCCACCATGGCGGTGCGTGGAAGGTCGCCTATGCCGACTTCGTGACCGCGATGATGGCCTTCTTCCTGCTCATGTGGCTGCTCGGCGCCACCACCGAAAAGCAGCGCAAGGCGCTTGCCGACTATTTCGCGCCGACGATCGTCCAGACCAAGCAGGAAAGCGCCGGGTCCAACGGCATGTTCGGCGGCGATTCGATCGTTTCGGCCGACAATTATCCGCATCGCGCCGGGCAGACGGGAACGCGGTCGATCACGATCCCGCGCGACGTTGTCGGCGGACCCAAAGAGGCTTCGGGCCGCGAACAGGAAACCAAGAAGTTCCAGCAGGTCGCGAAATCGCTCGCCGAGCGCGTCCAGCGCAAGGGTGATCTGCGCCGCCTCGCGCGCAACCTGCGCTTTACCCAGACCATCGACGGCATGCGCATCGACGTCGTCGACGATGCCGACTTCTCGATGTTCACGATGGGAACGAGCCAGCTCACCCCTGAAGGCGTGCGGCTGTTCCAGGAAGTGGCCGAGGCGATCGGGGGCGTGCCGAACCAGCTGATGATCCGCGGTCACACTGATGCGGCACCCTGGTCGGCAGGCGCGGGCACCAACAACTGGCGGCTGTCGGTCGACCGGGCGGAGGTGGTGCGCAACTATCTCCAGTTCCGCGGGATCGATTCAAACCGCTTCTCGCGCATTGAAGGGGTCGCCGATCGCGAACCCTATGTCCCGTCGAATCGCTTCGACCCGCGCAACCGGCGCATTTCGATCACGCTCGGCTGGGGCAGCGCGGCCAAATATTAG
- a CDS encoding sigma-54 interaction domain-containing protein has translation MTEVGQNKGNNAALEALIIGNSPAVSQLREMIRRVARSNASVMLCGPSGSGKELVARAIHDEGVRAGKAFAAINCGAIPSELIESELFGHEKGSFTGATARRIGHFEVASGGTLFLDEIGDMRFDMQVKLLRVLEERTIVRVGSSEVRPVDVRVISATHQDLGAAIAEGKFREDLFFRLGVVVLQVPSLASRVEDIPALIRHFQRKMPADAKCRYDDAAIAMLMQHRWPGNVRELRNFVERASVLFGGETLGCDDVAMLLNPTAALAPRPILPTGTVAVPAGGLDIPAAAGAQAKKPAPGQPIDLKREIETIELEQIHVALDLADGIISEAARLLSLKRTTLIEKMRKYGVQQQAA, from the coding sequence ATGACTGAGGTGGGGCAGAACAAGGGCAATAACGCAGCGCTCGAAGCGCTGATCATCGGCAACAGCCCGGCGGTCAGCCAGCTGCGCGAGATGATCCGCCGGGTGGCGCGATCGAACGCCTCGGTCATGCTGTGCGGTCCATCGGGATCGGGCAAGGAACTGGTTGCCCGCGCCATCCACGACGAAGGCGTCCGCGCTGGCAAGGCCTTCGCCGCAATCAACTGCGGTGCTATCCCCAGCGAACTCATCGAATCCGAACTTTTCGGTCACGAAAAGGGCTCGTTCACTGGCGCCACGGCGCGCCGTATCGGTCATTTCGAAGTCGCCAGCGGCGGTACGCTCTTCCTCGACGAAATCGGCGACATGCGCTTCGACATGCAGGTCAAGCTGCTCCGCGTGCTCGAGGAACGCACCATCGTTCGCGTCGGCAGCAGCGAGGTCCGCCCGGTCGATGTCCGCGTCATTTCGGCCACGCACCAGGATCTGGGCGCGGCGATCGCCGAGGGCAAATTCCGCGAAGATCTTTTCTTCCGCCTGGGCGTCGTCGTCCTGCAGGTGCCGAGTCTCGCAAGCCGCGTCGAGGATATTCCCGCGCTGATCCGCCATTTCCAGCGCAAGATGCCGGCCGACGCCAAGTGCCGCTATGATGACGCTGCGATCGCGATGCTGATGCAGCATCGCTGGCCGGGCAATGTCCGCGAACTGCGTAACTTCGTCGAGCGTGCCAGCGTCCTGTTCGGCGGAGAAACGCTCGGCTGCGACGATGTCGCGATGCTTTTGAACCCCACCGCAGCGCTGGCACCGCGGCCGATCCTCCCCACGGGTACGGTCGCGGTACCAGCCGGCGGGCTGGACATCCCGGCGGCCGCCGGCGCGCAGGCGAAAAAGCCCGCGCCGGGTCAGCCGATCGACCTCAAGCGCGAGATCGAGACGATCGAACTGGAACAGATTCACGTCGCGCTCGACCTTGCCGACGGCATCATTTCGGAGGCTGCCCGCCTCCTGTCGCTCAAGCGCACGACGCTGATCGAAAAGATGCGCAAATATGGAGTTCAGCAGCAGGCCGCCTGA
- a CDS encoding flagellar export chaperone FliS — MPATASIVRATGTYRRLQQESRAEGADPVELVAMLYDELETAVGVLGSMARQGQRVSATDPAHRARAILIGLDANLDHSAGGDVAAALSRVYRSMRRKLDEAIAANREDGFAEVLDGIRTIAEAWRQLR, encoded by the coding sequence GTGCCTGCCACCGCCTCGATCGTCCGCGCCACCGGCACCTACCGCCGGCTGCAGCAGGAAAGCCGTGCCGAGGGCGCCGACCCGGTCGAGCTCGTCGCCATGCTCTATGACGAGCTCGAAACGGCCGTTGGCGTGCTCGGATCGATGGCGCGGCAGGGACAGCGCGTCTCCGCCACCGACCCCGCGCACCGCGCGCGCGCGATCCTGATCGGACTCGACGCCAATCTCGATCATAGCGCGGGCGGCGATGTCGCCGCGGCGCTGTCGCGCGTCTATCGCAGTATGCGCCGCAAGCTCGATGAGGCGATCGCCGCCAATCGCGAAGACGGTTTTGCCGAGGTACTCGACGGCATCCGTACGATTGCCGAGGCTTGGCGCCAGCTTCGCTGA
- the fliD gene encoding flagellar filament capping protein FliD produces the protein MALTSIASSLGAGSGIDIPKLVDDLAAASREPKVTRLSTLAQQNQARISAVSQARSNLEGFADSLAQMVSDGTLRSTPTVSDESVISATTRAGINADSFSATVVVDQLARAQTAYSAVVADKTAAIGTGTMTLSVGGTDHVITIDGTNNSLEGLAKAINASGSGVSASIVSDTGGSRIVLKGATGAANSFTLTADAGADPALAAFGYGAGGGMTLGQSATDAQFTIDGVAYSRSSNIVDDVIPGMSLTLKKASPGQEVDVGASRPLDMIRQTVKDFVDVYNQLKKSITDAAAMSGDTRGLRELEGQLRGMMSQTLTSSGTYTTLADIGIYTNKDGLLAVDQTRLETALTTDAGAVEALFNPPRDGAHTDVSDPGIAGVLDALRDKAVGTGGVIDRVTRTLDAKSKDLADELDKVNEREDAYRARLEKKYSTLDAKLAAFKATQAYLEQQIQMWNNQNSNN, from the coding sequence ATGGCTCTCACTTCCATTGCCAGTTCGCTCGGCGCCGGGTCGGGGATCGACATTCCCAAGCTTGTCGATGATCTTGCGGCTGCCTCGCGCGAGCCCAAGGTTACGCGGCTCTCGACGCTGGCGCAGCAGAATCAGGCGCGGATCAGCGCCGTATCGCAGGCGCGATCGAACCTTGAAGGCTTTGCCGATTCGCTGGCGCAGATGGTGTCCGACGGCACCTTGCGCAGTACGCCGACGGTTTCGGACGAAAGCGTGATTTCGGCAACGACGCGCGCCGGTATCAACGCCGACAGCTTCTCGGCGACGGTGGTCGTCGACCAGCTTGCCCGGGCGCAGACCGCCTATTCGGCGGTGGTCGCCGACAAGACGGCGGCGATCGGGACCGGCACGATGACGCTCAGCGTCGGCGGCACCGACCATGTGATTACAATCGACGGCACGAACAACAGCCTCGAAGGGCTGGCAAAAGCGATCAACGCCAGCGGCAGCGGCGTATCGGCCTCGATCGTGTCCGACACTGGCGGCAGCCGGATCGTGCTCAAGGGCGCGACGGGAGCGGCGAACAGCTTCACGCTGACTGCCGACGCGGGCGCCGATCCGGCGCTCGCGGCGTTCGGCTATGGTGCGGGCGGCGGCATGACGCTGGGCCAATCGGCGACCGATGCCCAATTCACGATCGACGGCGTGGCCTATAGCCGCAGTTCCAATATCGTCGACGACGTGATTCCCGGCATGTCGCTCACGCTTAAAAAGGCATCGCCAGGCCAGGAGGTGGATGTAGGGGCAAGTCGCCCGCTCGATATGATCCGGCAGACGGTGAAGGATTTTGTCGACGTCTACAACCAGCTCAAGAAGAGCATCACCGATGCCGCCGCGATGTCGGGTGACACGCGCGGCCTGCGCGAGCTCGAGGGCCAGCTGCGCGGCATGATGTCGCAAACACTGACCAGCAGCGGCACCTATACGACGCTCGCCGACATCGGCATCTACACGAACAAGGACGGCCTGCTTGCCGTCGATCAAACCCGGCTGGAAACCGCCCTGACGACCGACGCCGGCGCGGTCGAAGCATTGTTCAATCCGCCGCGCGATGGCGCGCATACCGACGTCAGCGATCCGGGCATCGCCGGTGTGCTTGACGCTCTGCGCGACAAGGCCGTGGGGACAGGCGGTGTGATCGATCGCGTCACCAGGACGCTCGATGCCAAGAGCAAGGATCTTGCCGACGAGCTCGACAAGGTCAACGAGCGCGAAGACGCCTATCGCGCGCGGCTGGAGAAAAAATACAGCACGCTCGACGCAAAGCTGGCAGCCTTCAAGGCGACCCAGGCCTATCTGGAACAGCAGATCCAGATGTGGAACAACCAGAACAGCAATAACTAA
- the flhB gene encoding flagellar type III secretion system protein FlhB, giving the protein MAEQSDKDQKTEQPTPKKRADAAREGDVLMSRELATALMMLAGAGWLFAAGGWLVQSAGDLMKRGLTLNADDVAHFAPGEAVMRNGVEILLPLGSLFALAFVAAIAAPAMLGSLGWRGKALNFKGNRINPLNGLKRIFGPQGLIELVKSIAKVLLLGTIGYWLIAVNLPAIMTMASTDLNAAIGLAGSAIGHSMLAMAGGLVVIALIDVPAQWYQRNRRLMMTKQEVKEEMRQSDGAPELKQAQRQRAHEILSGSARKAVTDATVVLTNPTHFSVALRYRPGVDAAPVVVARGRGDVALAIRELARGADIPILEYPQLARAIYFTVRAGRTIPEELFIAVATILAFVFQLERAVAEGRSQPDVEIPVSHQFDPDGRRQG; this is encoded by the coding sequence ATGGCCGAACAGTCGGACAAGGACCAGAAAACCGAACAGCCAACCCCGAAAAAGCGCGCCGATGCCGCACGCGAGGGCGATGTGCTGATGTCGCGCGAACTTGCGACCGCGCTGATGATGCTCGCGGGTGCCGGCTGGCTTTTTGCTGCGGGCGGCTGGCTCGTTCAGTCAGCGGGCGACCTCATGAAACGCGGCCTGACGCTCAACGCCGACGATGTCGCGCATTTTGCGCCGGGCGAAGCAGTGATGCGCAACGGGGTCGAGATTCTGCTGCCGCTCGGCAGCCTGTTCGCGCTCGCCTTCGTCGCCGCGATCGCCGCGCCCGCGATGCTCGGTTCGCTCGGCTGGCGCGGCAAGGCGCTCAATTTCAAGGGTAACCGCATCAATCCGCTGAACGGCCTCAAGCGCATCTTCGGGCCGCAGGGGTTGATCGAACTGGTCAAGTCGATCGCCAAGGTTCTGCTGCTGGGAACGATCGGCTATTGGCTGATCGCGGTCAATCTGCCCGCGATCATGACCATGGCGTCGACCGACCTCAATGCGGCGATCGGGCTCGCAGGCAGCGCCATCGGCCATTCGATGCTCGCTATGGCGGGCGGGCTGGTGGTGATCGCGCTGATCGACGTTCCCGCCCAATGGTATCAGCGCAACCGGCGGCTGATGATGACCAAGCAGGAAGTCAAAGAGGAGATGCGCCAGTCGGACGGCGCTCCCGAGCTCAAGCAGGCGCAGCGCCAGCGGGCGCATGAAATATTGAGCGGGTCGGCACGCAAGGCGGTGACCGACGCGACGGTCGTGCTCACCAACCCGACGCATTTCTCGGTCGCGCTGCGCTATCGCCCGGGCGTCGATGCGGCGCCGGTCGTCGTCGCCCGCGGGCGGGGCGATGTCGCGCTGGCAATCCGCGAGCTTGCCCGCGGCGCCGACATCCCGATCCTGGAATATCCGCAACTCGCCCGCGCCATCTATTTCACCGTGCGCGCCGGGCGGACGATCCCCGAAGAATTGTTCATCGCGGTCGCCACGATCCTGGCCTTCGTGTTCCAGCTCGAACGCGCGGTTGCCGAAGGACGCAGCCAGCCCGATGTCGAGATTCCGGTATCGCACCAATTCGATCCCGACGGGCGCCGGCAGGGCTGA
- the fliR gene encoding flagellar biosynthetic protein FliR produces the protein MNPADIPNIEAMLQLWMLGMIRPGAAFLAAPVFGATNVPVQLRLVIALAVGVPAVAASGLHLPPEGLVSFTGLLLVAGEVVIGLAIGFVLQMGLAAALLAGEAISNAMGLGFAAMVDPMSGQMSSAVGQFLSMLATALFLAANGHLLLIEIIVQSYNALPPGNAFPSYGAIEGILRFGSLMFAAGLTIALPVGFVLIMVQMVMGVIGRSAPAMNLFAVGLPATLLAGVILLGIATPAMAEAIARFLSDALDMARLLAGG, from the coding sequence ATGAACCCGGCCGATATCCCGAATATCGAGGCGATGCTCCAGCTCTGGATGCTGGGGATGATCCGCCCCGGCGCCGCCTTTTTGGCCGCGCCGGTGTTCGGGGCGACCAACGTGCCGGTGCAGCTGCGCCTCGTTATCGCGCTCGCGGTCGGCGTTCCCGCGGTCGCGGCGTCGGGGCTCCATCTGCCGCCCGAAGGGCTCGTGTCCTTCACCGGCCTGCTTCTCGTCGCGGGCGAGGTCGTGATCGGCCTCGCGATCGGCTTCGTGCTCCAAATGGGTCTCGCCGCGGCACTGCTCGCGGGCGAGGCGATCAGCAACGCGATGGGCCTCGGCTTTGCGGCGATGGTCGATCCGATGAGCGGACAGATGAGCTCGGCGGTCGGCCAGTTCCTCTCGATGCTGGCCACCGCGCTGTTTTTGGCGGCGAACGGCCATCTGCTGCTCATCGAGATCATCGTGCAGAGCTATAATGCGCTGCCGCCGGGCAACGCCTTTCCCTCCTATGGCGCGATCGAAGGCATCTTGCGCTTCGGCAGCCTGATGTTCGCGGCGGGGCTGACCATCGCCCTGCCTGTCGGCTTCGTGCTGATCATGGTCCAGATGGTGATGGGCGTCATCGGGCGCTCGGCTCCGGCGATGAACCTGTTCGCCGTCGGCCTGCCGGCGACGCTGCTTGCCGGGGTCATCCTGCTCGGCATCGCGACCCCCGCAATGGCCGAGGCGATCGCCCGCTTCCTCTCCGACGCGCTCGACATGGCGCGCCTGCTCGCGGGGGGCTGA
- a CDS encoding flagellar biosynthetic protein FliQ, translating into MEADYFIGVAQQALWILALASAPILIPVLVIGVLLGMVQAATSINEQTLSFVPKLIITAICLAIFGSSILVLLTDFTRDLFAQIPNLVR; encoded by the coding sequence ATGGAGGCCGATTATTTCATCGGTGTCGCACAGCAGGCGCTTTGGATTCTCGCGCTCGCCTCGGCGCCCATCCTGATTCCGGTGCTCGTCATCGGCGTGCTGCTTGGCATGGTCCAGGCGGCGACCTCGATCAACGAACAGACGCTCAGCTTCGTACCAAAGCTCATCATCACCGCCATCTGTCTGGCGATCTTCGGCAGCAGTATCCTGGTCCTGCTTACCGATTTCACCCGCGACCTGTTCGCCCAGATACCCAATCTGGTCCGATAG
- the fliP gene encoding flagellar type III secretion system pore protein FliP (The bacterial flagellar biogenesis protein FliP forms a type III secretion system (T3SS)-type pore required for flagellar assembly.) produces the protein MSTDAAPARSRWLRRAAVAGGIALFVAAAPAAHAQAADGLTRAVGEIGGDGRPLSLSLQILLLMSLLTVLPSLLLMMTSFTRIIIVLSILRHALGLQQTPPNQVLVGLSLFLSLFVMQPVLSEVNRVAITPYGQEQIDIGEAVVRSGDALHGFMMKQTRKTDLMMFAKIAKAPEYASPKDVPFSILLPAFVTSELKTAFQIGFLIFLPFLVIDLIVASALMSLGMMMLSPTVISMPFKLLLFVLVDGWALTMGSLASSFGT, from the coding sequence ATGTCGACTGACGCCGCCCCGGCGCGCAGCCGCTGGCTGCGCCGCGCGGCGGTTGCCGGCGGCATCGCGCTGTTCGTCGCCGCGGCGCCCGCGGCGCATGCGCAGGCGGCGGACGGACTGACCCGCGCGGTCGGCGAAATCGGCGGCGACGGCCGCCCATTGAGCCTGTCGCTGCAGATCCTCCTGCTGATGAGCCTGCTGACGGTGCTGCCGTCGCTGCTCCTGATGATGACCAGCTTCACCCGCATCATCATCGTGCTGTCGATCCTGCGCCACGCACTCGGCCTGCAACAGACGCCGCCCAACCAGGTACTCGTCGGGCTCAGCCTCTTCCTGTCGCTATTCGTGATGCAGCCGGTGCTCAGCGAGGTGAACCGCGTCGCGATCACCCCTTATGGTCAGGAACAGATCGACATCGGCGAGGCGGTCGTCCGGTCGGGCGACGCGCTCCACGGCTTCATGATGAAGCAGACGCGCAAGACCGACCTGATGATGTTCGCCAAGATCGCCAAGGCGCCCGAATATGCGAGCCCGAAGGACGTCCCCTTTTCGATCCTGCTGCCCGCCTTCGTCACCAGCGAACTCAAGACCGCCTTCCAGATCGGCTTCCTGATCTTTCTGCCCTTTCTCGTCATCGACCTGATCGTCGCCTCGGCGCTCATGTCGCTCGGCATGATGATGCTGTCGCCGACGGTCATATCGATGCCGTTCAAGCTGCTGCTCTTCGTCCTCGTCGACGGCTGGGCGCTGACGATGGGGTCGCTCGCCTCATCGTTCGGGACATAG
- a CDS encoding flagellar biosynthetic protein FliO, producing MLEYILRLLILLPIVGGMAWGSLWLWKRVQMGVPLGGGAKQDRPVDLVGVLPLGPGSKLAVVEFAGQQILIAVSRNGITRLADNSQGDFHVD from the coding sequence ATGCTCGAATATATCCTGCGCCTGCTGATCCTGCTGCCGATCGTCGGCGGCATGGCCTGGGGCAGCCTGTGGCTGTGGAAGCGCGTCCAGATGGGCGTGCCGCTGGGCGGCGGCGCGAAACAGGATCGGCCGGTCGACCTTGTCGGCGTGCTCCCCCTCGGTCCGGGGTCGAAGCTCGCGGTGGTCGAATTTGCCGGGCAACAGATTTTGATCGCGGTATCGCGCAACGGCATCACGCGCCTTGCCGACAACAGCCAGGGCGATTTTCATGTCGACTGA